In the Aneurinibacillus soli genome, one interval contains:
- a CDS encoding N-acetylmuramoyl-L-alanine amidase family protein: MASVVQAASAPDIQLWINGKKISSAVPPQMVNDRTLVPVYVVKDAMGMNVGWDSKSQRVTITGNSKKIELVINSKKAKIDGSTRTLDTAPVIISDRTFLPFRSVGELLGMNVDWDSKTKSVHLTNATSEKVDKPTSGVTAVKPIAKVASITKIQQTEQGFMIVADAKVDAKTFTMSGPNRIVMDMDKAKLNLKNGSVTNGQQFDTIIKTVRYSQFAPEQVRVVIELDGKASYTVTPSGNNLQLAITETSRNPKPPTTPPPVVTPPTKDEPDQGTVEPAPAPVPIVPLATKDKVKIVLDAGHGGKDSGAVGNGLQEKDLTLGMAQKLAELLRNDSKFELVMTREGDTYPTLQDRANLANKEQADLFMSIHINSGPATATGTETYYYAGGSGKDYANIVHKHLLKATGSLDRKVHTANFYVIKYTKMPSILVEIGFITNASEAAKMKDEDFQQGVADSLYAGIKEYVNTH; the protein is encoded by the coding sequence TTGGCGTCAGTTGTACAGGCTGCATCAGCGCCGGATATTCAGCTTTGGATTAATGGAAAAAAAATAAGCTCAGCTGTACCCCCGCAAATGGTAAATGACCGGACGCTTGTGCCTGTATATGTGGTGAAAGACGCGATGGGAATGAATGTCGGCTGGGACAGTAAGAGCCAGCGTGTGACCATTACAGGAAATAGCAAAAAAATCGAGCTGGTGATTAATTCTAAAAAAGCAAAGATTGACGGTTCGACGCGGACGCTTGATACAGCACCTGTGATTATTTCAGATCGCACCTTTTTGCCATTCCGTTCAGTTGGTGAACTTCTAGGCATGAATGTGGACTGGGATAGTAAAACAAAGAGTGTGCATCTAACAAATGCGACGTCCGAAAAAGTGGACAAGCCGACTTCTGGTGTAACAGCGGTGAAACCGATTGCAAAAGTAGCGTCCATTACGAAGATTCAGCAGACAGAGCAAGGATTCATGATTGTAGCGGATGCAAAAGTAGATGCCAAAACATTCACCATGAGCGGGCCGAATCGGATTGTGATGGATATGGATAAAGCCAAGCTCAATCTGAAAAACGGATCGGTGACGAATGGACAGCAATTTGATACCATTATCAAAACGGTCCGCTATAGCCAGTTTGCGCCTGAGCAGGTTCGGGTGGTAATAGAACTGGATGGAAAAGCAAGTTATACGGTAACGCCAAGCGGAAACAATCTGCAGCTTGCGATTACAGAGACTTCACGGAATCCTAAACCGCCAACTACACCGCCGCCTGTGGTTACGCCGCCGACGAAGGATGAGCCAGATCAGGGAACTGTTGAACCGGCTCCTGCGCCAGTTCCAATTGTACCGCTTGCAACGAAAGATAAGGTGAAAATCGTGCTTGATGCCGGACACGGTGGAAAAGATTCGGGAGCAGTAGGGAATGGATTGCAAGAAAAAGATTTGACGCTTGGCATGGCGCAGAAACTAGCCGAGCTACTTCGGAATGATAGTAAGTTTGAACTTGTGATGACACGTGAAGGAGATACATATCCAACCCTGCAAGATCGGGCGAATCTGGCTAATAAGGAACAGGCTGATTTGTTCATGTCGATTCATATTAACTCCGGTCCAGCTACGGCAACAGGGACGGAAACGTACTATTATGCAGGAGGGAGTGGCAAAGATTATGCCAATATCGTGCATAAACATCTGCTTAAAGCTACGGGGTCTCTCGACCGTAAAGTGCACACCGCTAATTTTTACGTGATTAAGTATACAAAAATGCCTTCCATCCTGGTGGAAATCGGATTTATCACCAATGCTTCGGAAGCGGCGAAAATGAAGGATGAGGATTTTCAGCAAGGGGTTGCTGATAGTTTGTATGCGGGTATTAAGGAATATGTAAATACGCATTAA
- a CDS encoding flagellar motor protein MotB: protein MSRKKQKHEGHVNLERWLVSYADFMTLLFIVFLVLFSMSAVDASKFQALKDSFSTITGSGASLVMPAPGSTQTPTVNVNTGKTKKKNEVAAEQEKFEEVKEKVQQYAKAKGIDKDVKVKVDQNGIKMTFTGTVLFENGKADLQPEAVGIIKDVFTILGTVDNPIRIEGHTDNVPIHTPQFPSNWELSTMRASNLVRYSIEQFKVSPQRLSAAGYGEFHPVAPNDSAENRAKNRRVEIMVLSTAAAKADAQKPGSSELKEDLQKQAMQ from the coding sequence ATGTCCAGAAAGAAGCAGAAGCATGAGGGGCACGTTAATCTAGAACGCTGGCTCGTTTCGTATGCTGACTTTATGACGCTATTATTTATTGTGTTTTTGGTTTTGTTTTCGATGAGTGCAGTCGATGCTTCAAAATTTCAGGCATTAAAGGACTCCTTCTCTACTATTACGGGGTCGGGCGCATCGCTTGTCATGCCAGCTCCAGGTTCTACCCAGACTCCAACGGTTAATGTGAACACGGGTAAGACGAAGAAGAAAAATGAAGTGGCAGCTGAGCAGGAGAAGTTTGAGGAAGTGAAAGAAAAAGTTCAGCAGTATGCGAAGGCAAAAGGCATTGATAAAGACGTAAAGGTTAAAGTTGACCAGAATGGAATTAAAATGACGTTTACGGGCACGGTTCTGTTTGAGAACGGAAAAGCTGATCTGCAGCCGGAAGCAGTAGGGATTATTAAGGATGTATTCACAATTCTTGGTACAGTTGATAATCCGATTCGGATCGAAGGGCATACAGATAACGTTCCCATTCATACACCACAGTTTCCATCCAATTGGGAGCTATCCACAATGCGGGCGAGCAATCTTGTTCGTTATAGTATCGAGCAGTTTAAGGTTTCACCGCAGCGTTTATCTGCGGCTGGATACGGTGAATTCCACCCGGTTGCTCCTAACGATTCAGCGGAGAACCGTGCGAAAAATCGTCGGGTAGAGATTATGGTTTTAAGTACAGCAGCGGCCAAAGCAGATGCCCAGAAGCCGGGTAGTAGTGAACTGAAAGAAGACTTACAGAAGCAAGCCATGCAATAA
- a CDS encoding motility protein A, protein MDLASIAGILIALVAVIFGFTHEGGSLSLLWSVSSFVLVIGATIGAVTLSVSMTEMKNIPKLLKKLFNEQKMDYVSLVNQMEDLAGKARREGLLSLEQEIEQIQNPFISRGLRSAIDGVDQSVIGEMLEYDISAMEARHARGAKVFENAGGYAPTIGIMGTVMHMVVIMTHLNEPGSLGPMISAAFLATLYGVAFANLLFFPFAEKLKGKSKDEVLYLTIALEGIIGVQQGMNPVALREKLLVFLSEGARNITGGDQVNVQKEAEA, encoded by the coding sequence ATGGATTTAGCCTCGATTGCAGGAATTCTCATAGCTCTGGTTGCGGTCATCTTCGGGTTTACTCATGAGGGAGGATCGTTAAGCCTTCTATGGAGTGTGTCCTCGTTTGTGCTTGTTATCGGTGCGACGATTGGAGCGGTAACGTTATCGGTTTCAATGACAGAAATGAAGAATATTCCAAAACTGCTAAAAAAGCTTTTCAATGAACAAAAGATGGATTATGTCAGTCTCGTTAATCAGATGGAAGATCTGGCGGGCAAAGCACGTCGTGAGGGTCTTCTTTCACTGGAGCAAGAGATTGAACAGATTCAGAACCCCTTTATTTCACGCGGGCTTCGCAGTGCGATTGACGGGGTAGATCAGTCTGTTATCGGCGAGATGCTTGAATATGACATCTCAGCTATGGAAGCTCGTCATGCGCGTGGAGCAAAAGTCTTTGAGAATGCCGGGGGCTATGCTCCAACAATCGGGATTATGGGTACCGTTATGCACATGGTCGTGATCATGACCCATCTGAATGAGCCGGGATCGCTTGGTCCGATGATCAGTGCGGCGTTCCTTGCCACACTGTACGGGGTAGCATTTGCTAATCTACTCTTCTTTCCCTTTGCCGAGAAACTGAAGGGCAAGTCTAAAGATGAAGTGCTCTATCTTACGATTGCGCTGGAAGGTATCATCGGTGTACAGCAGGGGATGAATCCAGTGGCACTCCGGGAGAAACTGCTTGTATTCCTGTCCGAAGGTGCACGCAATATTACAGGCGGTGATCAGGTAAATGTCCAGAAAGAAGCAGAAGCATGA
- the tenA gene encoding thiaminase II, giving the protein MKSKRKVSNRGDRMQEKFTDYLLRSGKEYWERYLQHPFVQGIGDGTLDTASFRYYMCQDYVYLIDYAKLYAYGVIKARDLHTMELFSTVTEGLLHTEMELHRQYAARFGITREELEQTEPAPMNLAYTKYMLSVAQTGSLAELVACLLPCIWGYAHIGKRLAEAGLPESQPLYHDWIRMYASEEMDEMASQMASLMDELAAGISVAERKVLEKHFIITTKFEYMFWEMAYHQQVWPI; this is encoded by the coding sequence ATGAAGAGCAAACGAAAAGTCAGTAATAGGGGAGATCGTATGCAGGAGAAGTTTACAGACTATTTATTGCGTTCTGGGAAGGAATACTGGGAACGTTATTTGCAGCATCCGTTTGTGCAGGGAATTGGAGATGGCACGCTTGATACCGCATCATTTCGCTATTATATGTGTCAGGATTACGTTTATTTGATCGATTACGCAAAACTGTATGCTTATGGCGTCATTAAGGCCCGTGATTTACACACGATGGAGCTGTTCTCCACGGTTACAGAGGGGCTTCTCCACACCGAGATGGAACTACACCGCCAATATGCAGCCCGGTTCGGGATTACCCGGGAAGAATTAGAGCAGACCGAACCTGCTCCGATGAATCTAGCCTATACGAAATACATGCTTTCGGTAGCTCAGACCGGTTCGCTAGCAGAACTTGTTGCCTGTCTGTTGCCGTGTATATGGGGATATGCTCACATCGGAAAGCGTCTGGCAGAAGCCGGTCTACCGGAATCACAACCGCTGTACCATGATTGGATTCGGATGTATGCATCTGAAGAAATGGATGAGATGGCGAGTCAGATGGCGTCACTCATGGATGAGCTTGCGGCGGGAATATCGGTGGCGGAACGGAAAGTATTAGAAAAGCATTTTATTATTACGACTAAATTTGAATATATGTTTTGGGAGATGGCTTATCATCAGCAAGTATGGCCAATTTAA